TACATATTTTTAAGACACATTAAACatgtagttaaaaaaattatttataatcactTATTCATATTTATAGATCAGGAATAGTGAATAatctatttgctgtaaaaaaattttaaaaagataaataatttgctataaaatatgttttatttttatttatgaatcaAACAACACATACATGAGATGAATTATGTTACATAAAATATTACATCCaattcaaaatattaaaataaaaaattctaagaaactatcagaatatattattttttatcatatttagtcattaacttaatttttttagtttaataattcaataatatattttattttatttttttaaatattaatgactaactGAGGACTATTTCTCtattaaaatatcaaatttatAAATCCCTTCTctcaaacttttcttttcttttctttttgtctttgatGTGGAATTAATCTTTCAAACTTATTgttcaacaattataaaatatatatagtttttttttatcgtatatcctttaaataaaataaaaaatatataagaaaagatattatacGCTAAAAAAATCACTTCTTATAATATCTAAATTGTAGATAATTTCAAAGTAAGCAAGCATGTGGACAACATTAGTGAAGTCTAATGAGCAGCAATCTTCCAAGTTGCAAGCATTAGTGTGGGCCGTTGGGCCTTTGAAGAAAAGAAGCAGTAGGCAAGAGGGGGCCCAATGGTGGGTAGGTAAGTAGGGTTGACGAGACAAAATGGGCCCATGAGGAAGTCAGAGTTAGCAAAGGGAAAGGTACCATGTTGTTGCCAAATCCAATGGTGGAATGGTGACGTGGCATGTGATTGAATATTGCAGAATACTTTGCCGGGGAATGCGACTCTCTTGAGGCTCTGCAAACACCATCTCTCTCATCTCCCTTTCTCTCAGCTCAAACTGAAAACAACGAATCAGAAACCAACTAAACtcgctttctttctctctttctctttctctctccctcactCACTTTGAGTTTCTGTGTCAGTGCCACGCAGGGAGTGGATGCCGTTTGATCCCCAACCTTAGAGGGGGTCCCACATTCGCTATTCTTATCTCACTCTTCTATGTTCGAGTCCCACTCCGACTTTGGCCATGGCGGAAGAATCAAGCTCTTCTATTTCAGCTGATtccagagacactaacaaattatgGAAGGGCACGTTTGCTGTCTCTGGTATCATGGTTACCCTTGTCACCTATGGCGTCTTGCAGGTTCTCCCATCAACCctcctttttctctcctttttctttccCCATCTTGCACGATTTACAGCGCTAGGATCTCCTTATCCGTGCAAGAAGTAATCATTTTTACTGCGTGGTTAtgttaatttgatttattattattattgttccaATTCAATGAGGTAGTTTGAAACCGATTAAGGTTAATTATTTTCTCAAAAGTTGGTATGTTTTTCCCCAATGAATCAGATTTGGGCTTTAATGGTAGCTGTAATTAGTTTGCATATGCTAACAATCGGGGGTTTGTAAATCAGAAGATCATAGCTGCTATTGTGTTTGAATACAAAACTTGAATTGGTTCAGTATTGTTgtagaaagaagaaaagagaaagagtagCATAAGTAATCAACATAAGTGGGTTGCCAAGTGATTAAGTCATTTGGTTTTAGTATTTTTACTTCCTTGTAATTTGAGGGTTACTGAGGGTGAGTGTAGCTGTAGTCTACGTAGTATGAACAGATTCCTACACATTAGACTACaattcttttttgtttgtttgttttctccAATCGATGCTATATTAACATCAAAGCGCTCTCAAGCCCATCATTTATCAAATGagttatagatattttttattgcaGGAAAAGATCATGAGAATACCATATGGGGCAGAAAAGGAGTACTTTAAGTATTCACTCTTTCTTGTTTTCTGCAATCGTATCACGACATCTGCTGTTTCCGCTGGTTCTTTGTTGGTAAGTAAATGTCATATACAAAATCAACAGATGCAGCTCTGACACATTTTCTTGTGAATGCATTTGCTTAGCCCCCAATTATTTGCAGTTTCATAATTTTCAACCTTTCTTTCAGGCAAGTAAAAAAACAATGGACCCTGTTGCTCCCATTTATAAGTATTGTCTCGTCTCAATATCAAATATACTGACTACAACTTGTCAATATGAGGTATTCTGTGTTCATGTTATCTCATAAGAAGCTGCTAAGATGCCTGGTAGTTAGTTGCTAATCGTGTTTTCTTGAATGTGCACATTTCTTACCCAGGCCCTCAAGTATGTTAGCTTTCCTGTTCAAACTCTTGCAAAGTGTGCAAAAATGATACCAGTTATGGTAGGTCAAACTTTCACTGTACCCAATCATATCAATTTCTTGTGTTGATTACTGGCTAATTTTTATATTCATCAGATTTACCTTCTGGTATTTGTCTTGTATGATGGATTTGTAACTCATTTTGCATTTTCTCAGTGATTGCAACTTTTTTATTTGATGATATGTTGGTAAATATTGAATATTTCATGctctattttctttctctctGTCCAATTGCCATCATTGGTGGCTGTTTTCGTTGCTCTGATTATGAGAAAGTCATGAATACTAAAAGTCAAAGATATGGTTAGATAGTAGGAATTTGTTATTTGACATCACAGTCCTGCAATTATTTACAAATCCTGAAAATTTGGCtgaacataattttttaattgatcGAATAGTTCTGCCGATATCATATAGCTACTATTGTGCCATGTTGAATTGGGTATTTCACGATTTGTGTGTTCAACAGGTTTGGGGTACACTCATAATGCAGAAGAGATATCAGGGACCTGACTATATGCTGGCTTTTTTAGTTACCCTTGGCTGCTCAGTATTTATCTTATATCCGGTAATTATTGGATCTTTGACCCCTAATTATTTTGATATCCTTCTAATAATTCGGTTTCTGTCTTGTGATTCTTTTCTTCATAGAAGTTAGAACTCGCAATGAATGTTCACCACTACTATATTAGTTTTGGTCAGTGACTGATGTTGCATGTGGGTGGTcctattatttcttttaatagCAAAGGATTAGTTTTATTCCGGACATGACAAGAAGGTTGCTTGAGATAATATATTATTATCCTTTAGACAGAAACAAAAGGAATGGCAGGGCCCTTGAGTTATCTTGAACTGGTGTAGACAGTCCTAAGAAGGCCGCTATATCCACTATTTTGTCACTAAGTCCTTGAAGTTCCAAACTAATTCGTAAAAAGAGGGCATTCTTGATTACTTAGACATACCAAAGCAAATAAACTAGGGCTTGCATTTGCAAAATTTTATCATTATAATGAATTCTTAAACTAGTTCTCCTAAGTCCCAAGTGATATTCAAGCTTGTGTTGATGTTTTCTGCAATCGTTGTTGACTAATGACTACACATAGTTGGCAGCAGGACCCGATCTCGACAATTACAAGTTCACACATTTCTTTAATATGTTGATATGTAATGGGACCTAGAAGGGAGAGAGGTATTGAACAATTGAGGTCACATTTCTTTGATATCTTGATATTTACATGTGCCTACTGACACTGCCTTTTTGTTTCCACGTTACCCATAGAAAGCATTACCATATCAAATATTGTTTTCTTACACTTGATTGATCAAGCAGTTACTGATACTAATCAGCAGTGGCAATATTATGTAATAAGTTAAATTCATTATTGCATGTCTTCATTGTAGGCAGGATCAGAAATAAGTCCATACAGTAGAGGAAGGGAAAATACGGTTTGGGGCGTTCTTTTAATGGTTGGCTATCTTGGGTATCACTACAGAACTTAAAGCCTTATTTTGAacttttttcttgttgatttaagTTGTACTGGATGTTTCAATTTGCACATTAAAAACCTTATTTTGAAACACTTGCAACTTTTTAACTCGTGAATGCACTAATTGATGCATTTAAAATTTTGTActttaacttattattttaagaatttaCCTTCAACTTGGTTCATCTACAAGTCTCTCATTGAATTAAGTTGTAATTTTTGTGTAATAGGTTTGATGGCTTCACAAGCACATTCCAGGATAAGCTGTTTAAAGGCTATGACATGGAGATACACAATCAGATATTTTATACCAcattgtgttcttgtattcttagcttcaCAGGTAGAGTTTTTGGAAAGTTGCTTTTATTTTAGCATCCTTTGATTCTTTAGGCTACGTTCTGGTTCTTTTCCAGCTTCATCAGTGGAAAATACATTCTTTTGACACTGAACATTTTAATTTAGGTCTTATCTTGCAAGGACATTTAATACCAGCAATAGAGTTTGTTTATCACCATCATGATTGTTTCTTTGACATAGTATTGCTTTCAACGGTAAGCAAAGTTCTTCCCTCTGTTATAAATATGAATAATGTTGCAATGACAATTGTTTTCACTTCTCTGTTTGTTTTTTTCTATGAGATTTTGTAAGGAGTAAATTGCACTGTCCTCTCTTAAGATTTGATTAGGTGATATTCCATACACTGTTGTAAACATGACTACCTTTGGAAGGTTGTCAGCAAATATTTGACAAATTGAGAGTGGGTGTATGTAGTATAATTTAACTATAGGAGAGGTCACTGTAATTTAGCCTTTTCAAATCTATAACAATCCCAAATGTTACATACTTTTgtttgaaaaagggggaaaatAAAACAAGATTAAATGTTacttcttttcttcatcttgtACTGAAGAATTTGTTATATTGTTGTCATAGGTTGCAACGGCTAGTCAATTTTTTATATCCTACACAATTCGCACTTTTGGTGCTCTAACATTTGCTACCATAATGACCACAAGACAGGTAACCGTTGCACACAGAAATCTAGTCTTCAGTTTCGCTAGTATCGTATATGTTTATATTGCTCGACATTTTATTCGATTTTCGTTTTTCCTAATATTGGCAGTTGGTGAGCATTATGCTTTCATGCATGTGGTTTTCGCATCCTCTTAGCTTGGAACAGTGGATTGGAGCCGTAAGACTCACTTTTACCCTCTCCGGACACCAAAAGTTTACACATTAAATTTTGCCATTCAACCATGTTCTTAATGATTGTGTTTTTGAGAAGCATTCTAATACCACTGCATTGTCAGGTCATTGTCTTTGGATCCCTTTATGCGAAAAGCTTCATGAAGAAACCACCTCCAAAAACAACCTCATCTGTAGCACTTGTTCAAAATGGAGAATCGAGTAATTTGAAAGTTAATCCTTGATTAAGATGAAGTTAACTTGTGCTGAACTGACACCTGTGCTTTCTTAAGTGATGAGGTAGCGTCAGAGTTGCACATTCAACATTGAAGGTTCATGGATAATTCATTATACAGATGTGGCTTTGACTTGAAATCTGAACAACACCAACTACAGCTTGATTCCGGATTTTGGTATCACTGTCATAACAAGAGAGGAATTAAAATGATATTGTCCCCTCTTTTTTCCATAGGGGAGATTAATTATAGATTGACTATAAGGCAAAAGAATGTTTATAGATTGAAAAAACGTGCAGAGTTTGCACAaagttgtttttatttagttttcgaGAAATGTGTAGGAGTAGGATGGAATTCAAGTATTCAACGATGGGTTTATGGCAATTTCCAAGGCTCATCATTCACTTAATACCATAACTAGCAATTTACTATTACGAAGAATAATCGTActacaaaaaattataatcagTATAATAGTCAATTACAGGAACCTTGATTCACAATTAAATGCCACAAGCATCATTTTGGTGACCATAAAATGCTAGTAACAAAGTTGGCAAAAAACATATCCAGCATCGTTTAGCTAATAGATTGGCGCTCCCTGTTTGGTTCGTTATCCTTCAATTaatgtttgaactttgaagaatGATAACAGACTGAAGCAGGTAGCAAAGTAATAGCTGCAGCCATCGAAGCATCATGAACTCATTCCGACCATAAGCTGAAAACTCTGTTCAAATCCCATTGTACTCTGATAACACCGACCTTCAATTCGGCCTCCGCAAATGTGTTACCAGTGGCAACTGACGGGTAAGGTAATCGCAACCCTTTATCAATCTTAAGCTCACTAACATCCACAACACAGGTTGATGACTCCTCCAAACTTTTCTCATACCACTTACCATGCATCTGAAACACCTTTCCCTTACCAGCCTCATCTCCTGCAGCATCTACAATCACCACAACTTGACCTGCATTGCATGGAACAAATTGCAGAGAACCAGTACTAGCAAATCCGGCAACTGAAGGCCCCGAATTCTCGCTGGAAGCTATTTTTGCGAGACTGTGATCTCTTGTATCCAAGGCATCACCTGGACTGTCAGGTGAGTTAAAGGATCCAAGTACTAGCTTTGTTGGCTTGTCTAAGATTGGATTGTCAACATTTGCAGCTGGTGCCGCTCGAACATCCTTAGCTGCTCGAGCTAATTTAGCTTTTCGATTGTTCAACCTGATATTGACAAAAATTCCAGTATGGATCAAACCAGATGAGAATAAATGGACCAATCTATGATGCACAAGCAGGCACTTGATATATATTGATGCTCCTGGACCAATCAAAATTTTAATGTAATGatactaatataaaattttctatatatataaaaatcttgATATTCGGAAGATTCtccaattatttttaaaatcatactATATTTATGTATTAAATGGTAGActggaaaaaaaatataaaagtaaaacgTGTTTAATAAAgagattttataataaaaatatttggttTTGAGCACcccaagaataaataaataaattcgttGTTCTGTTTGAAAGAATAACAAGATATTATATTTTCCCTATCATAGACCaggttcagaaaaaaaaaaaaaactcttgacACCAAAAATTGCTTACATAAAAGCTTAAAGAAGATACTAGTTAATTTTGGCAATCAAACCTAAATGATAATGTAAAATGTTAAGTATCCTATATGACCCCCGAGGCAAATGCTAAATATCCTGGATTGCTACATAAGAACATGTACAATGAGAAGAGCTCAACTAACAATATATTATAACTTATAAGCTATGTAAAACGAGACTCACCAATTTTTAAGCTGTGAAGGTGTAACCTCAGAACCCTGTAAAACATAATGCAGGAATGTTTTAGAACAAAAATGTCAGCAAAATATTACTCGGGGTTTAGTTGCATTTCACCTACATGAAAGCATAATTTTTCCGCCCATGATTGAAGTGAAGCTGCATTTCGATGCATATCAGGCTTATCCAAGAGAGCACTCTCAATCAATGCCACCTGTTTATCATTCATTATATTTCGCTTCCGTTTCCTCTTCTGCACAGTGGCAAGCTTTTcatcctctttattttctttaactGCAACTTTTTTACGATCCTCATTTAATTTTGAAAGCTTGCCATCATACATATGCTCAAAAGAATTCTTTCCTTTTGCAGAACTAGTATCTGAACTGCTTGTATCAGTGTTTAGAGCATCCACATCGATTTCTCTAGTTCCTGATGCAGATATGACGTTATCTTCTTGATCTTGCATATTTATGTCACTGCCTTTATTTATGTCTTCAGCTCTGGTATTAGGTTGGTCTATGTCTGGAAATGCAGCATTCTTAGACATTCCTTCCTTTGAGTTACCACGCTTATTAAAACAAGCAGGCTCTTTTCCAGTTAAAGGTGATGGGCATCCCCCTGCATTCTGAGCCACCTGTAGGAAATCAAATTTTACATTAACATCACCATGTTGAGGAAAATCTACATGGTAAAGAACAACCATATTTGAAAAATGGAGTACTTTTGTCATTTAACATTTAATGGCATTCTCTAGttctaaaataaaatcaattttacataaaTTTTTGTTAGCACACTGTTAGCCAAAAATAAACAAGTTGTGAGCTTCGAGGTAGTGACTAGCTTCATGGGAGCTATTGAGGAATGCTAATCGACAGAAGTGAGGATCTCGATAGACCAGGATCCATTGAGAAAAAGTGAGGCAATCGAAGAAACGAGGAAGTTGACAAGTGAAGTTAGTAGCAGTTATATACAGCACCCAAAGAGCGGGAGCGGTTACTCATGAATTAATATACGTGGGAGTTACACTTCAATTTGATTGGTTGAATGTTCTTATAAATAAGAGAAGACTCGAAGGAACAAATGTCAGAACTTTGATACAGAAAATCattcaagcacactcacatcccccACGAATTTCTGAGTCTGCTTAGAGCTTTCTTTTCTGTAGGATTCCTTCCATTgtctttacttttcatttaaatttcttgtaatctttatttttcttgcagaTTTATCTTTCAAGCAATTTTATCATTTCTGTCATCTTTTAAGATTCAGTACTTTTCATTTCGATTTCAAAGTCCTTCGATCTTATCAAAGGCAATTTACTACTTTCTTTAAAGTCATTTCATTTATTCTCAGtcatttcattttcaaatttatttgcttttctttttagatttttctttatTACTTTATCCAAATTGAAAGAGATTTTGATGCACTTCGAAAACTGGTATTCacaagaggagtaggtttcgcttcCAGATTATTAGATATCAAACCAACCCAGATTTGCAAAAAATCGAACCAACCCAGATTATTAGATATCGAAATCAGTATTTTATTTGCCGCTTCGAGGAATATTGCTATGGTAACTTCAACTCCATATTATGCACAGGCTAATGGTTAAGTTGAGGTGGcaaataaaatttgattaatttgattaaaacgCAAATCGGTCGTAAACCTCGAACTTGGCATGAGACTGAGCCAAGTATTGTGAGCTTATCAAAACTCACCTAGAGGTTCAACGACACCTCTCCGTATAAGTTGGTGTATGGTCATGATGCAGTATTTCCATTAGAAATTAATCTTAATACATTAAGAATAATGAAGCAAGATGATATACCGATTGAAGATTACGGGAATGCAATGTATGATGAGTTGAGTAATTTGAATCAAGAACGTATTTTAGCGCTTGAAAATATGGTCTACCAAAAGAACAACATTGATCAAAGTTATAATCGTCGAGTAAACGAAAAGTGCTTTAATATAGGAGAGTTGGTGTTAAAGGTTATATTACCAATTGGGAAGGACATTTTCAAGTGATCGATTTGTATTCTAGGAATGCGTATCGAATCAAAGATATTGATTCGGGAAGTGTGATTAAGTTAATAAACGGAAAGTATTTAAAGCAATATCGATGCATAGAAGAAAGGTGCCAAAAGCTCTGCAAGAAGGTGAAGTTGGACTCTTTCACCATCAAGAGCAGAGTATGCCTCGATTTGTTCATGCTCTTCGGTTTGGGCCCTGTCAAATCTTCTATTGATCTCCTCTTGTTTGGTTTCCACTATGCAAAGCTCTTTGAAGATGTCTTGTTTCTTTTGCTGCACAAGGACAAAAAGCTTGgctaatttaacttttttttctcgGATTCTagccaactctttttcaattttggCCAGCTCTTTCTTAAGTTCCTCTTCTCGTCTGTCGAAATAGGCTTGAGTACTAGTAGCCTGGACAATTCTCAAGTCATATTCTTTGTATGATTCTTTCATCGATCGGAGAGTAGTGTTGACCTCCTCCGATCCTGTTTGGCTACTCTCTCTGGTTTCTTGCAACCTATCTTAAATAATGGTAGAGTTGTTTGAGACCTTTGTGAACCTTTTTATTATAGAAGATAATTGAGGAGGAACTTGAAATTCGAGGGAAGAACTTAAAATGTTAGACAAGAAGGCATTCAAATCAGGATGATCAATCCATTCTTTGGGAGCATCTGTCAATAGCCTAAGAACGATGGTTAATTGTTCGAGAGTGCGTTGGTTAAGATCTGAAGGAAGACTCAATGTGGGTTGATCCTCAGTTGTTGGATTCGAGATAGGAAATTCCTCTTCTTGAGTGATCCTTGTCAAAACAGCCACTAGCTTAGCCAACTCGTCGTCAGGGAGTCCAGAGGTGATGTCTGGAGCCTCTTTCGAGGATTCAGGATCATGTGAGGAAGAGAGttcaattgttgttgttgtactTGGTGTTTTTTGAGGAGGAGGTGTTACTTCTCTGGTTTCTCAAATGGGTGAATCAAGGTTCTGTGTAATGGAAGACTGGAGAAGTGAATCAGTGTTGATTGGtgaaggaggattagaaatggtTATTACTTGAAGTGATGGAGGTTGGTCTTGAGTCAGATCAACTAAGGTTGGTGTTTTAGCAGTTGATGGAAGGATAATTTGAATAGGCTCTGCTGAGATAATTGTTTGAGCAGAGAAATGAAACTCTTGCGGTTCTGATCCAGACTGGTTTCCTTGCTTGTTTTGTTCAAGTGCAGCAGAGGAAGAAGGAATGGACTGAGTAACTGTTTCAACCTGAGATTCGAAAGAGGTGTTTACAGATAAATTAATTCCAAGTTTAGTagagaaaatttcaaattgatgacATTATACTTGAGAAGGTTTCTTGCGAATGAGGTGTGGGAATGAAGTAATTTCTGATGAATCCTCCGAATCCGATTCATTAGATGGAGCAAAGAGGTCCGCTTGAGTTGATTGTTCACTTTCATCAGAAGGACTTTCACTCGATGATTGTATCTGAATGAAGGTAGAAAATGTTAGTACAAGTTATGATTCGAATAAATATGATAATGAAAGTTCGAAGAAAAGGGTTCGAACAAGGGCTTACCTTTTTAGAAGCTTTGGTCGAAACTTTTCGAATCTTCttttttggttgtttgtgttgcaCTGTTGCTTCAACTTTTCTTTTTGGGGCCTTTTTTGGTGAGCCATCAACAGCCTGAATAATTTTTATTGAGGAGTTTTTTTTATCTCATCAAAAGTGCGACTGTATTGGGAATAATACTTGGTCCACCATTCAACGAAAGATTTAGTGACAAATGAACTACACTTGTAAAGGAGACGAGAGTAGTTGTTTCGGGTTGAGCTCGATATGACAAAGAGCTTTGTCATTTCAAGGAACAAGGGAAGGGATAGCTTGAGAGAAGCCTGCCTGTCTGGCAACACAGTAGGGGGCATAAAGGGTCACCTTAAACTGTTCTTTCTTATATTGAGGTAATCCAATTGGGAATACCTGAACAGCAAGGAGGTTTGCCCAAGTTGTGTTGGCCACTTCATTCTCTTCATCATCAGATGGAAAGAGAAGACGTTCGAACCATGTTAGTTCACAATTTCGACGCAGAAATGGCGTGAATTTCATATCATTGTTGTTAAAGCTCTTGCAGGAGTGGAAGAGTGAGAAGACAACCTGTTAGTcgaaataattattttcaaaagaTTAAGCCAATTCGAAAAGTTGGTAAAGTGTCGAGATGGAAGCAGGAACTAAAAGAGATACACGAGCAAGCATTAAATGAAAATTATTTGGCAATAGATTCGATTTCGATACTTTAGTAAATCGAGCAGTTACACAAATGGAGAATCGAGCAGTTACACAAATGGTGGGGATCGAAGGCCATCTTTGAATTAAGGATTTCGATGGTAACGCTCTTGGACAAAAGAGCGGGAACGGTTACCTTAATCTCCTCACACAAAGGGGCACAAATTCTTTAATGACCAGTTATGGAAAGAGGGCTATAAATAACAGGAAGCAGTACGGCACATGGATTGGAACTTTTCTCCAAAaatacactcaagcacactcacatccccagCGAATTTCTGAGTCTGCATTCGAGTTCGATTTCTAAAaactggtacctgcaaaagaggagTAAGTTTCGCTCCCAGATCATTAGAaacgaaccaccatcgatttgctaaaaatcgacaaaacaaattggcacgcctgGTGGGACAGTTTTAAACTGAAGTGTGTCAAACGATTTCTGATGTTATTTGGTGTATGCAATTGAGAAGTGGAATGATTATTCACATGAATGATGAAGTgtcaaatgtgaatggtggtCCGTCCACCAATGACAGCATACCAGTAACTATGCAATCTTCGGACGTTACATCACGTTCAGAAGGTTTCATTGTAAGTGAAAGTACAGTAGTTACTAGTGTACAAACAGGAAATAATGGGCGTAATATTCCTCCACGTGGTAACTTACCACCAGTCCAACCTCCAGTAACTACTGGTTGGCCTCCTTATGACCTTCCTCCGGTTATATTCCACCAGTGAGTGGTTTTGTTCCTCCAGTTCGTTTT
This region of Arachis hypogaea cultivar Tifrunner chromosome 8, arahy.Tifrunner.gnm2.J5K5, whole genome shotgun sequence genomic DNA includes:
- the LOC112706730 gene encoding UDP-galactose/UDP-glucose transporter 5 — encoded protein: MAEESSSSISADSRDTNKLWKGTFAVSGIMVTLVTYGVLQEKIMRIPYGAEKEYFKYSLFLVFCNRITTSAVSAGSLLASKKTMDPVAPIYKYCLVSISNILTTTCQYEALKYVSFPVQTLAKCAKMIPVMVWGTLIMQKRYQGPDYMLAFLVTLGCSVFILYPAGSEISPYSRGRENTVWGVLLMVGYLGFDGFTSTFQDKLFKGYDMEIHNQIFYTTLCSCILSFTGLILQGHLIPAIEFVYHHHDCFFDIVLLSTVATASQFFISYTIRTFGALTFATIMTTRQLVSIMLSCMWFSHPLSLEQWIGAVIVFGSLYAKSFMKKPPPKTTSSVALVQNGESSNLKVNP